The Xiphophorus hellerii strain 12219 chromosome 6, Xiphophorus_hellerii-4.1, whole genome shotgun sequence genomic interval TGTAGCAGCTGGCTAATCTTGGTAGCCTGTTAGCCGGGATCTTGTTTACCACCATGGACAGAGACGCGTACCACAACTGCAGCAGCCTTGTCAAAATGCCACGACAGTCATATGAGCAGTTTTGGTCTTCGCATTTTGTTGACTACATTGACAAAGAGCTGAGCTACTCTAAGTTTTTCAGGAAGTACTTGCTGCCTAATCACCCGTGCATGTTCTCAAGAAGATTCACAGAAGACtggaaatgtagaaaacaaTGGGTGACAGAAGAGGGCAAACCTaattttcagaaactgctgcaAGAGTTTGGTAAATAACAAGACTATTTATTCGTCCACAGCTGTAACGAATATAGTCATATTAACTGactattattattgtattttcttGCCCTTTTGTTATAGATGAGACTCCTGTCCCAGTTGCAAACTGCAATGCGAAGGAATACAATGCCAACCCCAAACAAGTAATGCCATTGAAGGAATTTATACATTATTGGAAGGAGTACATCCAGAATGGGCACTCATCACCCAAAGGATGCCTCTATCTTAAAGACTGGCATATGTCAAGGTACAAGGATTATTCAGAATACAATTTGTCTTGTATATGCATGTATGAGGTAGGAAACAAGATTGCATCTGATTAAAACTTCCACAATAAATTAtagccattttgaaaaacttaAGAAAGTGATCAGATAgaaattgggtttttttttgtctgaaattctTTAAACTGCAACATTATAGCTACTGCTAAGCTATCAAGTAGCTACATTAAGTTACTGCTTAATTTAAGTCAAGtgcatcaaaatgaaaataataaaaaatagtattacagtagcattggtttttgtttctctacTTGAAATAATAGcaatgttttgttatatttttgagTAAATATAACATGAAGCCTGTGCTGTTTTATGTTTAACTTAATTTGAGAATCTCATACTGTCCCACACCTATTCCAAGTTAGCTTGCTAATTTTGTTCACTAACAACTTTCATATGTATGCTATTCTACAGGGATTTTCCAGACCATAATGTTTACACTACACCAGTCTTCTTTTCTTCTGATTGGCTTAATGAATACTGGGATACACTTGAAGTGGATGACTACCGGTTTGTCTACATGGGACCCAAAGGCTCATGGTATAAAAATCTTAATGTATGATTCAACTATATTGACATCATAGCACAGGGGTTACCTTTTTAATCTTTTGGAGAAAACTCCATTGTACTTGTTGTCTCCAGGACCCCGTTCCATGCTGATGTGTTCCGCTCGTATAGCTGGTCTGCAAATATCTGTGGCAGGAAGAAATGGCTGCTGTATCCTCCGGGTCAGGAGGACTTTCTACGAGACACCCATGGAAACCTCCCTTATGATGTGACTTCAGCTGAACTGCAAGACAGAGGCCTTTTCCCACAGTTTGAAGAGGCTTGCCAACCTCTTGAAATTATTCAAGAAgctggtgaaattatttttgtgccAAGTGGCTGGCACCACCAAGTTTATAATCTGGtgagaagtgaaaaaaatatatacattattTGTATAAAGATGCATCTGAGTTAATTAGAATATAGTTAGAATATATTCAAAGAGTAATTTCATTCAAAAGTGAAACTGATCAGCTCATGACAGTCATGCATTTCTGCCCCTTTTGAGTAATTGCATCAATGCAGCTCTGCATGGAGATCAGCATGCGACTCTACTGAGGTGTTAAAAGAAGCACGGGTTGCTTTAATAGTTTCCTTCAACTCAACTGAGTTGCTTGGTCTGCTGCCTTTCATCATTTTCCTCCTCTTGACAATACTGATTAGATTCTTTGTGGGGTTGTGGTCTGGCCAGTGTTTAATAACCAGGTATTGATTCTTTTGGCCAGGCGCCTAGCTAAGCTTGACTGTAAAAATTTGCATCTACTGTATGTAAAGCTTGTCAGGAGAGGGAAACTTTTAGTTCTCCAAAATATCCTGGTATATTCCCCTGCTGGCATTTGAATTGATAGAAGCCAGTAGACTGACACCAGCAGACAACGTGGCTCCCCAAATCATCAGTGGCTGTAGAAGTGTGACACTGGATCTGAACCACCTTGAATTCTGCGATTCTTCACTCTGCCTCCAGACTCTGGGTCACCAGACAATGAATATAATTATTATCTGAACACCATATAAAATGCAATGCTCTtctttaccaaaattatttgtacTCCTTGAAGATTTTGgtataaattcatattttaactttatgaGCATGTTTCCTCAAAAAGTCAATAATGTTTTGGTGTGGGTTAACaagtaatttaatttactgCAAAACTTAACGTGAAGTCTTTCTTTAGCCTGTAACTTATAATCCTCAAAATTAtcagaaatgaacagaaaccAACATTGGTAATATTTCACTAAGAACCTTAGTTTCACATCTTGAaccaaattatgaaaataaatgtactttttttataatatcaaacatgaaacaaagtatacaatttattttttgtttatatgtgtttgttttttttttgaataggAGGACACCATCTCTATTAATCATAATTGGCTTAATGGCTGCAATATTGACATCATGTGGCAGTTCCTACAGAATGAGCTGTCTTCTGTTCAGAAAGAGATAGAGGAGTGGAAAAACACAATGGATTCATGGCATCAGCATTGCCAGGTAATGTGCATGAGATTATTCAATCATTCAGAAACATGCAAGAAATACTTAAAATGTGGTAGTGATTATTGGTTGATGTTTCCCTCAGGTCATTATGAAAGCCTGCTCTGGCATTGACTACAATGAATTTGCTTCCTTTCTGAAAATCATTGCTGAAAATCGGATGGCCTTTTTGAATGCCTGCTCCTCTGGCGATTCCTCTGATTACTCCCGTCCTCTCTCAGAGATCCTCACCGCTCTTGGACCTTACCACGCTGCCTTCGACCTACAGAGAGTGGCCCATATTATTGAATGCCTACTGTGCAATGAGGACTTTAAGCGGCTTGATCATTCAACCTCGACTTTGCAACCTGAAACCTTGTTACAGCAGATCAGAGACACTATAcagtccactagagggcagcatCTCCTTTATCAGGAATAATGTGCCCAACATCTAAACAAGTGCCACATTAAGTATGAAAAATGTTGTCATAAAGCAATGACGTTCATTGCTGTCTAAAGTTCTGCTTTTATCTgtctgaattttgtttttgcactgaaatataaaaagcagaaataatagtgtttgtgttgcttttattttcatttttttaataggCACCAATACAGCATCATCTTTTAGCTATAAAATTTTCTATAAATGATAAAGAAtacatttgagataaataagCAGGTTTTGGTTCagacaaaacatgtttaaagcaATGGCAGTGTAACAAACTCTACTTGAGGGTTTTGTCGGTCATAAATCTGTCAAATGTGATCCATGTCACATTTCAAGGAGCAACAAAACGACCTCCTCTTCAGTTAATTTTCATGTCTTTAGGCCACCAGTCTGGCACGGAGACTTCAAGTGTCACTAAGGTGTCGTCGGAAGACTTCAGCGTCAACACTTCTTTGGCGTGAGCTGTGCGGATTAGGCTTAGACCCAGCTCCCCAACGCCCGATCGGTGTTTACCAGCTGGCTTGCCCGACTGCGTCTGGAGTGTGGTTCCTTCCTCAAGTTGTTGGGCCGGAGATGAGAAGCGCACTGGCATGAGGCGTTTCCGAATCACCCCAGTGTGATGAGTCCTGGCCGTGAGCTCCTGACCGATGTAGCAACCCTTGCTGAAGCTGATACCCTGCATGTATACGAGGTTAGACTCCAGTGGTAGTGCGACTCCAGGGGGAAGATCGTCTACTCCCT includes:
- the jmjd4 gene encoding 2-oxoglutarate and iron-dependent oxygenase JMJD4, giving the protein MDRDAYHNCSSLVKMPRQSYEQFWSSHFVDYIDKELSYSKFFRKYLLPNHPCMFSRRFTEDWKCRKQWVTEEGKPNFQKLLQEFDETPVPVANCNAKEYNANPKQVMPLKEFIHYWKEYIQNGHSSPKGCLYLKDWHMSRDFPDHNVYTTPVFFSSDWLNEYWDTLEVDDYRFVYMGPKGSWTPFHADVFRSYSWSANICGRKKWLLYPPGQEDFLRDTHGNLPYDVTSAELQDRGLFPQFEEACQPLEIIQEAGEIIFVPSGWHHQVYNLEDTISINHNWLNGCNIDIMWQFLQNELSSVQKEIEEWKNTMDSWHQHCQVIMKACSGIDYNEFASFLKIIAENRMAFLNACSSGDSSDYSRPLSEILTALGPYHAAFDLQRVAHIIECLLCNEDFKRLDHSTSTLQPETLLQQIRDTIQSTRGQHLLYQE